A single Nicotiana tabacum cultivar K326 chromosome 5, ASM71507v2, whole genome shotgun sequence DNA region contains:
- the LOC107806499 gene encoding uncharacterized protein LOC107806499 isoform X1 codes for MADCESKSEHKKMKKMKTKKRKQNSTDELEEQVHNRPSKSHRTNQQPAEVEEPIIVLPESEESIKLQDKSPWRNLQLILSLQNNSIPLQQKLEMAYHYVKSRTEGTGESREEMQTVNFSRVIVFLNNWVQKILVSSEKKIRVEGDKHGMEIAGSYLDYKCWGIFKFCLEESKKMGVSLHFLRDLLRVVQYVSRDALIRLGDEPMVSEELELHSIVLDCISLVFSSHGGISNENLDLWISLISIVVESVQKVLNDKLEGTKAGIFAKQLSCYLLEPFAKFLKVHPTRKNGFRDFIDKLFEDLVILWDALDVNAFETKPEWKRNLLVLIEEVLTQALFHPTHIDGFLSLQSTSKYRHTDDKKSKEEKTFIKSYHRHLFDKLGKIITWKNASAVSGAGELLRLFINCICRKNGVSVGADAFKHQDGNSAAFFKSSSNSSAISKSPYYGLDAEARKSVFDFFVEIMELFLSEIYAHSQAKLEAGPLYLEINSTLRSLNKLLATCVLEKVYIRTEDTSEGACFKFLKLIYDAVMSLTAQMNQLLQSFAASEVQIPGQVLILAAKEIFLAIHYLVDIEYEVVGEDLEKLWGMILALTASSHSLMNTSDQHLLTSEVLKLGCRLVHLYSELRQVNIAIFTLSKAVREVVSSLRSNEASRVSFLYHSFANSLSMLMCSPEFRLSIRNAVKSIPEGQASGCIRQLIVDITESLEWIKSKYQLPAESDSAEPCLSNCGTLCFDLKAELFGKSLTEVYALILDSMTVTSGNSNLIALSVKDLMAVIRPGLSSLVSQDPDVLNMFFPLVTDRTFSKATALGNDILSVCWILVFFFRLYMSCRSLQRQAISLMPPDASRKMSRAIADSFAAYSAKDWLERTVWEDESYFSWVVQPSAPLPAVIHIIAEFCHQHTVIGCCPLIYVLSGMALQRLVDLNRQMKSIDYLLQKNNNLVQSRLDSDAGLSSYSKDTKKWKKHVSTLRKEAVGLTEFMMRYLSLVTEDRISKSSVDQVSSKDTYLDYLYETEVWDLGIGSIDEKLFPSALWWIICQNVDIWCPHASKKDLKKFLLALIQNSLPCLSTNMSELRNHIENSGYVIGVNRHLVSVELLSNTILYEQSPICRHMASRFCQILKKSVSSIFSYVGEVDINSSPDWENAIHVLEKSSTTFFRRVHPQDNDSLLIEPIHHLLNNIPAEACEKELTPNFNTEITRCRAFLNLLSWIPKGHLSSKSFSLYATSILNIDRLVVGCLFDQHGSVALCNCYELLRLLVTCRRTFKNLILASCEDKKGHQSLLACFLSESSPVIWFMKSLSAINGFQSAISRETSPQLKHMIFSLMDHTSFILLTLFKDQFKVILALTAGKSYGGALSSANGHEETDMKENDPCPDFLDNGDSWRSVLSVADTLMEHAQDLLDSLNVVFVNRKVGDLAGLQEIEKVSPVVSCFQGFLCGLASAMDNLDVKSSSPLIESTSCTLKLLSTMKTCADLLNSVLHLLFLEGDQCPQGLSSTHFSIETEFCNKLLPMGTHPSRDSANEVDSANKEEQHSGSAGSGFESLLANVDFEQQYLRKSLLQGLFKGENLEAAFCLRQIFNASSAILKFSLHTKSTSLLSSLLPILVRVSQVLLFEFANHSGALEQFSFIWLDGVVKFIGELGKIFPLLNPLSSRDFFVKQIELHLKAMGKCISLQGKDATLASREIESSTKMLSGLPELDLPNSTWLNHLDELKSRLRMSFANFVSRSSELHLLSAIQAIERALVGVQEHCINNYEVTTGSSDGGKVSANVAAGIDCLDLILESVSGRKKLAVVKRHIQSLVSSLLNIVLHLQGPKIFFRNLKFRKDFAEPDPGCVCLMCISVLTKISAKHAFFQLEACHIGQLLHMPAAIFQSIFQLWISKGSLCSNYTGGLMFGETEVPRTERSAVDRQFCIKLYAACCRMLCNVLKHHISEARRCIALLEDSVGRLLNCLEMVCTSPVEGDYFGWEVQEGVKCASFLRRVYEEIRQQKDVYGGHCFQFLSCYIWVYCGYGRLRNGIIREIDEALRPGVYALIDACSADDLQRLHTVFGEGPCRSTLATLQHDYKVHFQYEGKV; via the exons ATGGCGGATTGTGAGTCGAAATCAGAAcacaaaaagatgaagaagatgaagacgaagAAACGAAAGCAAAACAGCACCGATGAACTAGAAGAACAAGTCCATAACAGACCTTCAAAATCCCATCGCACCAACCAGCAGCCCGCCGAAGTTGAAGAACCAATAATAGTTCTGCCTGAAAGTGAAGAATCAATTAAGCTTCAGGATAAATCCCCATGGAGAAATCTACAGTTGATTTTGTCCCTTCAGAATAACTCTATCCCTCTCCAACA AAAATTGGAAATGGCATATCATTATGTGAAATCAAGAACAGAAGGGACAGGTGAAAGCAGGGAGGAAATGCAGACAGTAAACTTTTCGAGAGTGATAGTTTTCCTTAATAATTGGGTTCAGAAAATACTGGTTTCTTCTGAAAAGAAAATTAGGGTGGAAGGAGACAAACATGGGATGGAAATTGCAGGGTCATATTTAGATTACAAATGTTGGGGGATTTTCAAGTTCTGCTTGGAGGAATCAAAAAAGATGGGTGTTTCATTACACTTCTTAAGGGACTTGTTACGGGTAGTCCAGTATGTTTCAAGGGATGCATTGATACGTCTGGGTGATGAGCCTATGGTTAGTGAAGAATTGGAGTTACATAGCATAGTTCTTGATTGCATATCCTTAGTGTTCTCATCTCATGGGGGTATTTCTAATGAAAATCTAGACTTGTGGATTTCATTGATTAGTATAGTGGTTGAATCTGTCCAAAAGGTTCTCAATGATAAGCTTGAAGGCACGAAGGCGGGTATTTTTGCCAAGCAGTTGTCTTGTTACTTGCTTGAGCCATTTGCTAAATTTCTAAAAGTCCATCCAACTCGTAAAAATGGTTTCCGCGATTTTATAGATAAGCTTTTTGAAGATTTGGTGATCTTGTGGGATGCTTTAGATGTTAATGCCTTTGAAACCAAACCAGAATGGAAAAGAAATCTACTTGTATTGATAGAAGAAGTTTTAACGCAGGCATTGTTCCATCCAACTCATATTGATGGATTTTTGAGCCTTCAAAGTACATCCAAGTATAGACACACTGATGataaaaaatcaaaagaggaGAAAACATTCATAAAAAGTTACCATAGACACTTATTTGATAAGTTGGGGAAGATTATAACCTGGAAGAATGCATCAGCAGTCAGTGGTGCTGGAGAGCTGCTACGCCTGTTCATTAATTGTATTTGTAGGAAAAATGGGGTTTCAGTCGGTGCAGACGCATTTAAGCACCAGGATGGCAATTCTGCTGCCTTTTTCAAGAGCTCTTCCAATAGTTCTgcaatttcaaaaagtccttattATGGTCTGGATGCAGAAGCACGAAAGtcagtttttgatttttttgtagaGATTATGGAACTTTTCTTATCAGAGATTTATGCTCACTCACAAGCCAAACTGGAAGCTGGGCCTCTGTATTTGGAAATTAATAGCACATTAAGATCTCTCAATAAATTGCTTGCAACTTGTGTACTGGAAAAGGTATATATACGAACTGAAGATACCTCAGAAGGGGCTTGCTTTAAATTTCTGAAGTTAATTTATGATGCGGTCATGTCGCTTACTGCCCAAATGAATCAATTACTACAATCATTTGCCGCTTCAGAAGTGCAAATACCTGGGCAAGTGTTGATTCTAGCAGCCAAGGAAATTTTTCTTGCTATTCATTATTTAGTGGATATTGAATATGAGGTTGTCGGGGAAGATCTAGAAAAACTATGGGGTATGATACTTGCTCTTACAGCCAGTAGTCACTCTCTAATGAACACTTCAGATCAGCATTTGCTAACTTCAGAGGTACTTAAGCTTGGATGCAGACTGGTTCACCTCTACAGTGAACTTCGACAG GTTAACATTGCCATATTCACGCTAAGCAAAGCTGTTAGAGAAGTAGTATCATCACTCAGAAGCAACGAAGCATCCAGAGTTTCTTTTCTCTATCACTCATTTGCTAATTCTCTTAGCATGTTAATGTGCTCTCCAGAATTCAGACTTTCCATCAGAAATGCTGTCAAGTCCATTCCTGAGGGCCAAGCAAGTGGATGCATCCGACAGTTGATTGTAGATATTACAGAATCTCTAGAATGGATAAAATCAAAATATCAGTTGCCTGCTGAGAGTGATTCTGCAGAACCATGTTTGAGTAATTGCGGCACGCTTTGCTTTGATCTAAAAGCCGAGCTTTTCGGGAAAAGTTTGACAGAAGTGTATGCCCTTATTCTCGACTCAATGACTGTTACTAGTGGTAATAGCAACCTCATTGCTCTTTCTGTGAAAGATTTGATGGCTGTTATCCGTCCCGGTTTGAGTAGCCTGGTCTCGCAAGATCCAGATGTTCTTAACATGTTCTTTCCTTTGGTAACGGACAGAACATTCAGTAAGGCAACTGCACTTGGGAATGACATCCTATCAGTATGCTGGATTTTGGTCTTTTTCTTTCGTTTATATATGTCTTGCAGAAGCTTGCAAAGACAAGCCATTAGCCTGATGCCTCCAGATGCATCAAGGAAGATGTCAAGAGCAATTGCTGATTCTTTTGCAGCTTATTCTGCGAAGGATTGGCTGGAGAGGACTGTTTGGGAAGACGAAAGTTATTTTTCTTGGGTTGTCCAACCTTCAGCTCCTCTTCCTGCTGTTATACATATTATTGCTGAGTTTTGTCACCAGCACACTGTTATAGGTTGCTGTCCTCTTATTTATGTGTTGAGTGGTATGGCTCTTCAAAGACTTGTTGATTTAAATAGGCAAATGAAATCCATTGATTACTTGCTTCAGAAGAATAATAATCTAGTCCAGTCTAGGTTAGACAGTGATGCTGGTCTGTCATCATACTCCAAGGATACTAAAAAGTGGAAAAAACATGTCTCAACTCTGAGGAAAGAGGCAGTAGGCCTCACAGAATTCATGATGAGATATCTCTCATTAGTGACTGAAGATAGGATATCTAAGTCCTCAGTGGACCAAGTAAGCAGTAAGGATACATATCTCGATTATCTGTATGAAACCGAGGTATGGGATCTTGGTATTGGCTCTATAGATGAGAAGCTGTTTCCATCTGCTTTGTGGTGGATTATTTGCCAAAATGTTGATATCTGGTGTCCTCATGCTTCCAAAAAAGATTTGAAGAAGTTTCTTTTAGCTCTAATTCAGAACTCCCTTCCTTGTTTAAGCACGAATATGAGTGAGCTCAGGAATCATATAGAGAACTCTGGCTACGTGATTGGAGTCAACCGACATTTGGTCTCCGTGGAACTTCTGAGCAACACCATTTTGTATGAACAAAGC CCCATTTGCAGGCACATGGCATCCAGATTTTGCCAAATCTTGAAGAAGTCTGTGTCGTCAATATTTTCATATGTTGGAGAAGTTGATATAAACAGTTCACCTGATTGGGAGAATGCTATACATGTGCTTGAAAAGTCATCTACAACATTTTTCAGACGTGTTCATCCACAGGATAATGACTCGTTACTGATAGAGCCAATCCATCATTTACTAAATAACATACCTGCTGAAGCTTGTGAAAAGGAACTAACTCCTAATTTTAACACAGAAATCACCAGATGCCGGGCATTTCTCAACCTTTTGAGCTGGATACCAAAAGGACATCTTAGTTCAAAATCGTTCTCACTTTATGCGACTAGCATTCTCAATATCGACAG GCTTGTGGTTGGCTGCCTGTTTGATCAGCATGGGTCCGTAGCTTTATGCAACTGTTATGAGCTCTTGAGGTTGCTTGTGACCTGCCGGAGAACCTTTAAAAATCTAATACTGGCATCATGCGAAGATAAGAAAGGTCATCAATCCTTGCTAGCTTGCTTCTTGTCGGAGAGCTCTCCTGTTATTTGGTTTATGAAGTCATTATCTGCGATAAATGGTTTTCAGAGTGCAATTTCTCGAGAGACTTCTCCTCAATTGAAACATATGATTTTCTCATTGATGGATCACACATCTTTCATCCTTTTGACTCTGTTCAAAGATCAATTTAAAGTTATTCTTGCTTTGACTGCTGGGAAGTCTTATGGTGGAGCTCTCAGTTCTGCTAATGGCCATGAAGAGACTGATATGAAAGAAAATGATCCATGTCCAGATTTCCTTGATAATGGTGATTCATGGAGAAGTGTTTTATCTGTAGCTGACACCTTAATGGAACATGCACAGGACTTGCTGGACTCCCTAAATGTCGTGTTTGTTAACAGAAAAGTGGGTGATCTAGCTGGGCTTCAGGAAATAGAAAAAGTCTCACCTGTAGTTTCCTGCTTTCAGGGCTTCTTATGTGGTCTAGCTTCTGCAATGGACAATTTGGATGTTAAAAGTAGCAGTCCTCTTATAGAATCAACAAGCTGCACCCTCAAACTTCTGTCCACAATGAAAACATGTGCGGACTTATTAAACTCCGTTTTGCATTTGTTGTTTCTTGAGGGTGATCAATGCCCTCAAGGTTTGTCTAGTACCCACTTTTCTATTGAGACAGAATTTTGCAATAAACTGTTGCCAATGGGAACTCACCCATCTAGGGACTCTGCTAATGAGGTTGATTCTGCGAATAAGGAAGAACAGCATTCTGGTTCCGCTGGCTCCGGTTTTGAGTCTCTTTTGGCCAATGTAGACTTTGAGCAACAATATTTGAGAAAATCTCTATTACAAGGACTTTTCAAAGGAGAGAATCTTGAAGCAGCATTTTGTCTGCGGCAGATTTTCAATGCTTCTTCAGCTATTCTAAAATTCTCGTTGCATACCAAGTCTACTTCCTTGCTGTCGAGTCTACTTCCCATACTAGTCCGAGTTTCTCAAGTTTTGCTTTTTGAGTTTGCCAACCATAGTGGGGCACTAGAAcagttttcttttatttggttGGATGGTGTTGTGAAGTTCATTGGAGAGCTGGGAAAAATATTTCCGCTGCTTAATCCTTTGTCTTCTAGAGATTTCTTTGTCAAGCAAATAGAATTGCATCTGAAGGCCATGGGGAAGTGCATATCGTTACAGGGGAAGGACGCTACTCTAGCATCACGAGAGATAGAATCAAGTACCAAGATGCTAAGTGGTCTGCCAGAACTTGACCTACCCAACTCCACTTGGCTAAACCACTTGGATGAGTTAAAATCCAGATTGAGGATGTCATTTGCGAATTTTGTCAGCAGATCTTCTGAATTGCATTTATTGTCTGCTATTCAGGCTATTGAGAGAGCATTAGTTGGTGTGCAGGAACACTGCATTAATAACTATGAAGTAACTACTGGAAGTTCAGATGGAGGAAAGGTCTCGGCTAATGTTGCTGCAGGCATTGATTGCTTGGATTTGATTCTTGAATCTGTCTCAG GACGTAAGAAGTTGGCTGTGGTCAAAAGGCATATCCAGAGCTTAGTATCGTCTCTACTCAATATAGTCCTGCACTTGCAAGGTCCCAAGATCTTTTTCAGAAATCTTAAGTTCAGGAAAGATTTTGCTGAACCCGACCCTGGCTGTGTCTGTCTTATGTGCATTTCGGTGCTGACAAAAATTTCTGCCAAACACGCCTTCTTCCAATTGGAAGCATGCCATATTGGGCAGTTATTGCATATGCCTGCTGCAATATTTCAGAGTATTTTCCAGCTTTGGATATCCAAAGGTTCTCTTTGTTCAAATTATACAGGAGGCTTGATGTTCGGAGAAACTGAGGTTCCTCGAACCGAAAGAAGTGCTGTGGATAGACAATTTTGCATAAAGTTATATGCGGCATGCTGCCGCATGCTGTGTAATGTTCTTAAGCATCACATAAG TGAGGCACGGCGCTGCATCGCTCTTCTGGAAGATTCAGTTGGCAGGCTCCTTAATTGTTTGGAGATGGTATGCACTAGTCCAGTTGAAGGAGATTATTTTGGATGGGAAGTGCAAGAAGGAGTAAAATGCGCCAGTTTCCTTCGAAGGGTGTACGAAGAG ATTAGGCAGCAAAAAGATGTCTACGGTGGCCATTGTTTTCAATTCCTATCTTGCTACATATGGGTTTACTGTGGATATGGTCGCCTTAGAAATGGAATCATCCG GGAAATTGATGAAGCTTTAAGACCTGGTGTCTATGCTTTAATAGATGCTTGTTCAGCAGATGATCTTCAACGTCTTCACACAGTATTTGGAG AGGGGCCCTGCAGAAGCACCCTTGCGACTTTGCAACATGATTACAAGGTCCATTTCCAATATGAAGGAAAAGTGTGA